DNA sequence from the Candidatus Eisenbacteria bacterium genome:
GAAATTTCTACATCGCGGTTGAAAGTACGCGCGAACTGCGCGGCCAGAACACTAAAGCAGGACATCACGCCGGTCGTGGAGATCGTGCAGCAGACGGGCGTTCCGATCGAGGTCTGCACCTTCATCGGTTCGTCACCGATCCGACAGTACGCCGAGAACTGGACGCTCGACACCATGCTGCGCCACACCGAAGACGCGGTGAGCTACGCGGTCTCGGAAGGGCTGCAGGTGATGTACGTGACCGAAGACACGGTGCGTGCTCGCCCCGAGCAGCTGCGCCAGTTGTTCCTGACCGCGATCCGCTGCGGTGCCAGCCGCCTGTGCCTCTGTGACACGGTGGGCCACGCGACGCCGACCGGTGCCGCCAACCTGGTGCGATTCGCGAAGCAGGTGGTGCTCGAGAGCGGTACCGACGTGGGGCTCGACTGGCACGGCCACTGTGACCGCGGCCTGGCGGTCGCGAACACGATCGCTGCGATTCTCGCAGGTGCGACGCGCGTGCACGGCTGCGCGATCGGGATCGGCGAACGGGTCGGCAACACGCCGATGGATCAGCTGCTCATCAACCTGCGACTGCTGGGCTGGATCGACAACGATCTCTCGGCACTGCCCGAGTACTGCGAACTCACCAGCTCGACGACCGGCGTGCCGATCCCGCCCAACTATCCGGCGGTCGGGCGCGACGCGTTTCGCACCGGGACCGGCGTGCACGCGGCAGCGGTGATCAAGGCGTTTCGAAAGGGCGAAGACTGGCTCGCCGATCGCGTCTATTCGGGCGTGCCGGCCAGCATGATCGGACGCCGCCAGTCGATCGAAGTCGGGC
Encoded proteins:
- a CDS encoding 2-isopropylmalate synthase, yielding MEERELIHDWNEAGERWQKPAFRVQFDDETLRDGLQSPSVKTPAIEDKLRLLHLMDQLGIDTADIGLPGAGPHVVADVKRLAQEISTSRLKVRANCAARTLKQDITPVVEIVQQTGVPIEVCTFIGSSPIRQYAENWTLDTMLRHTEDAVSYAVSEGLQVMYVTEDTVRARPEQLRQLFLTAIRCGASRLCLCDTVGHATPTGAANLVRFAKQVVLESGTDVGLDWHGHCDRGLAVANTIAAILAGATRVHGCAIGIGERVGNTPMDQLLINLRLLGWIDNDLSALPEYCELTSSTTGVPIPPNYPAVGRDAFRTGTGVHAAAVIKAFRKGEDWLADRVYSGVPASMIGRRQSIEVGPMSGESNVIYWLESHSIEATPERVKAVFARAKSVDRMLEDAEIRAVLDSLAASGVRA